A window of Tissierellales bacterium contains these coding sequences:
- a CDS encoding metallophosphoesterase, with amino-acid sequence MIYAIGDLHLDFRKEKPMDVFGSEWINHEEKIFDSWEKLVREDDLVLVPGDISWAMKLEDSYEDLKRIDELPGKKIMSKGNHDYWWQGLKKMNGLNLETINFLQNNSFVYNKIGIAGSRGWASKGSEDFDAHDEKVFRRELIRLDLSLSSIDRTIDKKIVLLHYPPFNSKLKPNEFVDIMKKYNVDICIYGHLHAEGHKYAVEGEVEGVEFHCVASDYINFMPKVII; translated from the coding sequence ATGATATATGCTATAGGTGATTTACATTTAGATTTCCGAAAGGAAAAACCTATGGATGTATTTGGTAGTGAATGGATAAACCACGAAGAAAAAATCTTTGATAGCTGGGAAAAACTCGTAAGAGAAGATGATTTAGTTTTGGTTCCTGGTGATATTTCTTGGGCTATGAAGCTAGAGGATAGTTATGAGGACTTAAAGAGAATAGATGAGCTTCCAGGAAAAAAAATAATGTCTAAGGGTAATCATGATTATTGGTGGCAAGGTTTAAAGAAAATGAACGGTTTAAATTTAGAAACTATTAATTTTTTACAGAATAATAGTTTTGTATATAATAAAATAGGAATAGCAGGTAGTAGAGGATGGGCATCAAAAGGTTCGGAAGATTTTGATGCCCATGATGAAAAAGTATTTAGAAGGGAGCTTATTAGATTAGATTTATCTTTATCTTCTATAGATAGAACTATTGATAAAAAAATTGTTCTTTTACATTATCCACCTTTTAATTCAAAGTTGAAGCCTAATGAATTTGTGGATATAATGAAAAAATACAATGTGGATATATGTATTTACGGACACTTACATGCAGAAGGCCATAAATATGCTGTAGAAGGTGAAGTAGAAGGAGTTGAGTTTCATTGTGTAGCAAGTGATTATATTAATTTTATGCCAAAAGT